tactgaacatcaagtggcaagacaggaccccagacacggaggtgcttgcaaaagccacccttcccagcatcttcaccatcctgatgcagtcccagcttcgctgggctggacatgtggtgcgcatgccagaccatcggctgcccaaaaggctcttctatggtgagctgcaacaagggaagagatcacacggaggtcagaagaagcgcttcagagatattctgtaagtctctctgaaagcgtttgatatcaaccctgacttctgagaggaatctgcagcggaccgtgacacatggcgcgctgctgtgcacaaaggcgccaagttgtacgaggccaacaggactgctgcagctgttcagaagaggcaggccagaaagtcactggcaaacaagctccctgacaatgatatgcctgtcttcgTCTGCCCCAACTgacagcgaacatttcgtgcgcagattggactattcagccatctgcgtattcacagacagattcatgagcatccccccaccaccaccctctccccagctggatgacaactatggtcatcatcgatctcgatggacacacaccaccagataTGGCTTGAGTatataatgttttgtgtgtgtgtgtgtgtgtgtgtgtgtgtgtgtgtgtgtgtgtgtgtgtgtgtgtgtgtgtgttcgtgcgtgtctgtgcttgcgtgtgtgtttgtgtatgtgtgtttgagattgtgtctgtgtgtgtatatatatatttggccttgaggtaacgtgtccgctcaggaagcgagagaatctgagtgcgctggttcgaatcacggctcagccgccgatagtttctccccctccactagaccttgagtggtggtctggtcgctagtcattcggatgagatgataaaccgaggtcccgtgtgcaacatgcgcttagcgcacgtaaaagaacccacggcaacgaaagggttgttcctgtcaaaattcaatagagaaatccactttgataggaaaaacaaataaaactgcacgcagaaaaaaaatcacacacaaaaaaagggtggcgctgtagtatagcgacgcgctctccctgtggagagcagtccgaatttcacacagagaaatctgttgtggaaaaaaaaaaagaagagaaatacaaatgcacatATACGGGTGTGTTTCATGTCAGTGTTTTAGAAAGGCGGACCCATGGTGtaatcggtcaggcgttggacttgtggcccagtgttcaccagtgatcagggttcgagtacccgtttcggcatggtgttgtgtccttgggaaaaggcactttagTCCTATTTTCCTctcaccacccaggtgtgaatgggtacctgggtttgtttgtttttaataataatgataataataataaccgtaTTTatctagcgctgaatcttgtgcagagacaaatctaagcgctttcacaccagtcaattcacacgcatgcgtaactataaaactgaagacaaggaagacgcagggaagggaggctatcttgtgaagaggtgggttttaaggccagacttgatagAGCTGAGtccggagacctgacgaagcgaaagaggaagttcattccaaatgcaaggtccagagacagagaaagaacggcgtccaacagtggagtgtttgaatctgggtatgcgtaaacagaggagatccgaagccaatcgtagagagcgagatggagtgtagaggtgaaggcagacacagagataggaaggggcagatttgtgaatacatttataacatagagtgctgatcttatactttattctgtgtgagacagggagccaatgaagatgttgcaaaataggagtgatgtgctcagatcttttctttctgaaagaAAGACGAGTTGAACAGCAGagtttttgtatgcgctgaagggactgaatggatgaagcaggcaaaccagacaatagggagtaacagtagtcaaggcgagagagaatcgaccaaaaggagaggactgggccccgccttccaatgccaagccatagacacagtggatgtgagttCACTGCTCCGATGGCTGAAGGAGATTATGGGGCTTTTAACCGTAAGCATTTTACCTTTTTATGTCTCGTAAGATCGAGTAACGTCGCTAAGTCAGCGTGTTGACTTTTTATGCGAAGGTCTggcttctgctctgtgtgtgtgtgtgtgtgtgtgtgtgtgtgtgtgtgtgtgtgtgtgtgtgtgtctttctctgtcagtctgtctctctcggtctgtttctgtgtgtctctctctgtgtctctctgtctgtctctgtctctctgtgtctgtgtctgtctctctctctgtctctctctgtctgtctctctgtctctgtctctgtgtgtgtctctcgctttctctctgtctctgtctctctctcactgtctctctgtctgtctctctctctatctctctctctgtgtctctgtctctgtctgtctctctctctgtctctctgactctctctctctctcttctccaaagcagatgtggtgtagcgctaTATGGCTAAGTCCCGCACGCATTGACACGTCATTGGAATTGCAACTATGCGACTGAAATGGAATTACtaattggtatttgtatttgtatttctttttatcacaacagatttctctgtgtgaaattcgggctgctctcctcagggagaacgtgtcgctacactacagcgccacccgttttgggggcgggggggtgggggggggggggtattttttcctgcgtgcagttttttttcctatcaaagtggatttttctactgaattttgccaggaacatcccttttgttgccgtgcgctaagtgcatgctagcacacggggcctcggtttatcgtctcattcgaatgactagcgtccagaccaccactcaaggtccagtggagggggggagaaaatatcggcggctgagccgtgattcgaaccagcgcgctcagattctctcgcttcctaggcggacgcgttacctctaggccatcactccatcagcgGAGTACTGTTTACCGTGGAGCAAGATAGCAGTATGGTTACgatgcttgtctgccaatacagtgtaccagagggcccgggttcgaatccctgtctcgCCCCGTTCTCCCAAGCAACGaacccgaggtcctgtgtgcaacacgcacttggcgcactgagaaagaacccacggcaacacaaagTGTTGTccccctggctaaattctgtcgACGAAATTAACTCTTTGATacctacacaaatatacacgcgtgcactcaaggcctgactaagcgcgctgggttacgctgctggtcaggtttctgcctagctgatgtgacgcagcgtgtatggatttgtccgaacgctgtgacgcctccttgatttaaagaaactgaaactgtgatgacTGATACCCGACGGTGGAGAACACCCGTCCTCAACCCGCACTGTCGAGAGATGCCGTTGCTTAAAGCTACTTCGATACCCATCTCTGGTGACATGGTCAATGAGGAAAACTACCCCAGGtaaatggagagaggggagggggagggggcgtttcTAACACTACACCGGCTCCAGGGGAAAACTACCCCAGGTAAAtaaggagagtggagggggatgtaTCTAACACTACACCGGATCAAGGGGAAAACTGCCGCAGGTAaatggggggagtggaggacgGGGCGTTTCTAACACTACACTGGTTCAAGGCGAAAACTACCCCAGGtaaatggggagagggggacataTCCAACACTACACCAGCTCCAGGGGAAAACTACCCCaggtaaatggagagagagggatgggtgttTGGGGCGTATCTAACACTGCACCGTATCAAGGGGAAAACTACCCAAGttaaatggggggaggggagggggatgtatcTAACACTACATCGGCTCCAGGGGAAAGCTAACCCAGgtaaatggagaggggggggggttgggtgttctAACATTACACCGGCTCCAGTGGAAAACTACCCCAGGTaaatggggagaggggaaggggaggggacgtTTCTAACACTACACCGGATCAAGGGGAAAACTAACCCAGttaaatggagagggagggacataTCAAACACGACACTGGCTCCAGGGGAAAACTACCCCAGGTAAatgaggagaggggagtggggcgtATCTAACACGACACCGGCTCCAGGGGAAAACTACCCCAGgtaaatggggagggggaggggacgtaTCTAACACGACACCGGCTCCAGGGGAAAACTACCCCAGGTAAatgaggagaggggagtggggcgtATCTAACACTACAACGGATCAAGGGGAAAACTGCCCCAGGTaaatagggagagggggaggggacgtaTTTAACACGACACCGGCTCCAGGGGAAAACTACCCCAGGTAAatgaggagaggggagtggggcgtATCTAACACGACACCGGCTCCAGGGGAAAACTACCCCAGGtaaatggggagagggggacataTCCAACACTACACCAGCTCCAGGGGAAAACTACCCCAGGtaaatggggagggggaagggacgtATCTAACACGACACCGGCTCCACCAGAAGGATAACGCGTGTAGACGGGCAGGGAAAACGCCaggtttttgtgtttggtttgattgattcattgattgattgatatggatacttatatagcgcctatcctcggttggagaccaagctctaagcgctttacaaacacggggtcatttgcacaacaggctgcctacctgggtagagccgactgacggctgccactaggtgctcatcattcgtttcctgtttcatccagtcagatttcaggcacgcacactcagacggacatgtaacttctttttttttacgtgtatgacctcttttttttattttgttcttttacctcgccatgaaagcagccatactctgttttcgggggtgtgcatgctgggtatgttcttgcttccataacccaccgaacgctgacatgggttaaaggatctttaacgtgcgtattcgatcttctgcgtgagtatacacacgaagggggtctccacatatgttgacctgggagatcggtaaaatctccaccctttacccaccaggcgctgtcaccgtgattcgaacccgggaccctcagattgaaagtccagcgctttaaccacttggctgttgcgcccgcttGGTGTCTGGGGTTCGAACTCACAAACATTTGGACTGTGAGCGCGGGGAgaggggccgtgtgtgtgtgtgtttaaacaaccTGTTGGCTGTAGATCTCAAGGTCGAGTtgttcagggacacacacacacacacatacacacgcaaacatacacgcacacacacacacacacacacacacacacacgaaggcacgcacgcacacacacacacacacacacacacacacacacacacacacgaaggcaacATTGCAAGTGTTAGGGTTTTGCTCATTTATTTATGGTATTCTCACTCCGCTGGCTGAAGGCATATGCATGAGCACGCACACATTGCAATGATGTATATGGCCATAATGCAATAAAAacattaattcattctctctctctccctatccatcCATgtctcaaaactctctctctctctctctctctctctctctctctctctctctccatgtctcaaaattctctctctctctctctctctccacccatgtctcaaaatcatctctctctctctctctttctctttgtgtgtgtgtgtgtgtgtgtgtgtgtgtgtgtgtgtgtgtgtgtgtgtgtgtgtgttcttctttttctctctttgtccacggctggttggaaaaaaaaaagcatgtgtacttgcttgtCTCATTAccatggtgaaataaaatttcgtttcgtttctctctctctctctctctctctctctctctctctctctctcccgctatcATTCCCGGATGTCAAACTGAGGAACAAAGGCTTGTACACGCTGTCATTGTGTATGGATGTAAAGAcggtagcccccacccccacctccgaaaCATGTCCAGCAATAGTTAAGAAGGGAGAAACAGTCATGTGGCTGTAAACCAAAAgtaaacacagcacaaaacaggcTGACCAATGTACACTTAAAACGCGATGACAATCTGTTGCCAACGTGACGTATAGTTACaatgagaaacaaaaagaaaccgagcgtcttctttctttctttcttctttttcttcttcttctcgtcttcctcctcctcatcgtccttcttcttctgctttttatcctcctcctcccctcctttttcttctcctccttcttcttcttgtcgtcttcctcctcatcatcgtccttcttcttctgcttcttatcctcctcctccttcttcttctccatcttcttcttctcgtcttcctcctcctcatcctccttcttctgctttttatcctcctcctcctcctcctcctccttcttcttctccttcttctcgtttTCCTCCTGATCATCGTCCTTCTTCTGCTTTTtatccttctcatcctcctcctcctcctcctcctccttcttcttcttcttcttcttctttaactctttgaagagtcattggggcacagcacagaagaactgttcaccagattcctccaggtctgtcggctgtgtgtaaAAGTCTGGgtttctgcaaatggtttttctgtccattctgcagtattgtcagtccatcgtctTCCCAATCGTCTCCCTCCCAAAACGCCCCTGACAAATCCCCAGTCACCCGTGGCCATGGAATATATTCACACTGATACAGCAGTcttctcggatgagacgataaaccgaggtcccgtgttcagcacgcacttggcgcactgaaaaagaaccctcggcaacgagagtgttgtgaaAAAGAATCCGCTCTGATAGTTGCACAAATATAATTAGcaatcactcaaggcctgaccaagcgcctttgggttatgctgctggtcaggcatctgcctagcagatgtggtgtggcgcatatgggttttgtccgaacgcagtgacgcttccttgagaaactgaaactgaaagcgatACAGTTCACGAACAAAACTGACTAATTGAACGACAGATTTTGAGTTCTGGTTTCTGGGGTGTGGCATATCAAGAAATTACATGATACTTGGTGATGGAATCGTTCCGTGTGGCACTTCCAGGGACAAATATACAATTAAAAGCTGATTTCTGACAGATTCACTCTACCAGACAGCCTGAGCCAAGCGTCAAAGAACATTACGGAGATGTTTATTTAGAAACACGCTCGCAAAATTTAATGGTAAGGGAAATCTTCAACAAAAACCGGAGGATAAACCATGTCATCATAATTATAAGGCTGAAGAACTaccacccctactactactaatgatgatggtgatgatgatgatgatgatagtaataataatgtacattttgtATGGTGCCCTTTTTCCTCTAAGAGCTCATTTCGCTTTTCACGAAAGAAAAAGTTTACAAATCACATGagtcattcatgaccactgtttctcctttcccttcctctctccctcatttgtCAGGCATACAAAGTCAGTTGACAGGCACGGTGTGGAattggagaagaaagaaacagcgaataattataaatgaataattaatatatatatatatatatatatatatatatatatatatatatatatatatatatatatatatatatatatatatatatatatatatatatatatagcttgttTCCTTTTCTCCCTTCATTATGCAGCAGAAAATAACACAAACAGTGCTCATGAAGATTATTATGAACgtagcatttttttttcctcgatgCAACTGCAGACGAAAGCATTTCAGTTCATGACATTCCGCtcatattatttgttgttgttgttattgtttttttgtggggtttttttgtttgttgttgtttttggtagtgtgtgtatgtgtggctgtgtgagtgtgtgttgttgttgttgttgttgttgttgttgttcactccAGGAAGGACAAAAGGTTGATGAACTTCGCAGCCAGGCTCGCCCTCGCCGCTCCTGGCTGCTGAGCcgctgtggtggtgttgatggtgacctGTTCCCCCCCTTGCCCCGTGTCATCAGGGGGACGGCATAACCGAGGGCTGCTTTCTGTGCTGGCAGACAAGGTGGTGGGGACCGTCGATGGGTTATGCCTGTCGATGTCGATGCCAGAAACACTCCCTGGACCCTCAGCAACGAGAGAGGTTGGCACTGGGCTGGAGTCATccgtggtgttgttgctgctgtcgctgctgctgttgctgttgttgttgttgttgttgttgttcaggttgtcaTTTCTGTTGTCCTGGCCgtctgtggtggtgttgctgtcgttgttgttgttgttgttgtcctcacaATCCGTgacgttgctgatgttgttgtcgttgtcttcaCCGTCAGTGGTGATGTCCCTGTCGTCATTTCTGTTGTCCTGGTCGTCTGTAATGTTgcggtcgttgttgttgtcgtggccATGTGTGGCGATGTTGCGGGCGTCATTTTCATTGTCCTGGCCGTCTGTGGCGATGTTGCGGGCGTCATTTTCATTGTCCTGGCCGTCTGTGGCGATGTTGCGGGCGTCATTTTCATTGTCCTGGCCGTCTGTGGCGATGTTGCGGGCGTCATTTTCATTGTCCTGGCTATCTGTGGTGATGTTGCGGGCGTTGTTGGTGTCCTCACAATCCGTGGTCAtgtcgctgtcgtcgtcgtcgtcatcgttgttgtcttgaCCGTCGGTGAGCAGTTTGAGCTCTGTCTCATGAGCCTCAGTGTTCCATGGTTCCGGGTGTGCAGTAAAACCCGACGCCACGGTCTCTCTGGCGGCACGTCCTGGGCACTGCTGGTGGTTTTCTGCTCGACGAACACCCTGATGATCCCCCCTGTATGTGCGCTGCGGACCTTGCGGCGGCTCATGAGCAGATCCGTTAATTCCTGTGGTCATGGTTTCTGTGATGAAAACGTTCTTCGGGGAGTCGATGTAGATGCTCTGTGGTCTGTGCAGCTGTACGCCGAACCCCTCGTCTGAGTGCCTCGTCGGGGGTTGTTGTCGGTCTCCATGGTCACCTCTCGGGATGAAGCACTGACGTGACCCCTGATCCATACAGATCTCCTTCCGGACTGTGTCGTCTGCAGCTTCAACACCCTGGGCGATAAAACCTCCTGTTGCGGCTGTTGAATCGGCCCCAGTTTCCGCGTCCATTTGTAGGTCGTTGACAGACAAGGACGGCGCTTGGTTTACCGAAGCTGGGCTCTGGTCCAggctggatgggtgggggtggggacagggtaTGTTCAAGGGTTTCCTCCCCCGTTGGTCGCGTTCTGTCGCTTCGCCCAAACCCGTCGCTTGCTTGGAGTTGTCCTCCACTGAGAGGAACTGGTCATGGTCAAGCCTCTCTGCGATGCCGGTTGTAGACCCGCTCGTCTGATTGAGAGAGCTGGGGAGAACGTCAGCAGTGTCACCTCCCTGTGACCCCAGACCTCTCGGCAACCCAGCCGTGCAGCTCTTCTCGGCCATTCTGCCTTCTGTGGGCAGCGAACGAGGAGGAACGCCCAGCTGGGGGTTCCCACAGGAGGAATCCGGCATCCCCCAACACCAACCACCCGCAGAAGCATCACCGAATTGAGGGAAGCCGTGACTCTGGGAGAAATCGTTCTCAGCGCTGGCGCCGACAGTTACCATGTGGCCACCGTCCGGGTGTCTTGGGGAGCAGACCCCACCTGCTTCACTCCCGTAAGCTTCCGAGGGTGGGATGATCCCCTCCGTTTCCAGCCGCAGGACTACCCGCGCCCCCTCCCGGCCCAGCTGTGTCAGTGCCAGGGTCAGCTGGCCCACCGTGGCCTTCTGCTTGAAGCGCTCAACGTAGGCATCCAAGAGCTGGTTGTGCAGGTCTTCAGCCTGGCATGACTTTAGTTGTAGTTCATCCTCCAGCGGCAGTCCTGTTCAAACACGCCACCAAAGTGGGAAAAAgtataggaggttggaggccccacaatatatatatatatatatatatatatatatatatatgtgtgtgtgtgtgtgtgtgtgtgtctgtgtgtgtctgtgtctgtgtctgtgtgtgtgtctgtgtgcgtgtatatattttTAATGGCGCAACCTGCAGACTTTCTACACGtaaggtcttcacagctgcataaagcgatgggagaagtgtgtTACCCCTTAGTGATACCCATGAAGAGAAAGacaaataacttttttcttttttttttccttcttttttttttaggggtctATAACACTAGAATCTTAAGGCGCGGTGGCAGAGTGGGTCAGTGGgtttgacttctgatccagtgtgcaCCGGTGGTCAGGGTTCTAGACCTCGCACTGTACTCTGACTGGCCCCGCTCAACCcaggtgtaataataataatagtatttatatagcgctgaatcttgtgcagagacaaatctaagcgccttgacaccagtcattcacacgcatgcataactctaacactgaagaaa
The sequence above is a segment of the Babylonia areolata isolate BAREFJ2019XMU chromosome 19, ASM4173473v1, whole genome shotgun sequence genome. Coding sequences within it:
- the LOC143294383 gene encoding uncharacterized protein LOC143294383 isoform X1 yields the protein MPLVIPNDRQSWDRLHRNEKDAVKRSLFRKNHEAMCNALDPQDLMIRLYSVELLNEMEMGDLDEMRRNRTTVVSKMLSFAERHTYHVKNCWEKLDTVLKGADDSWTFYRKMNPWEGADDGAAGGAGQSSHQRLMRGPGCPTPYPPHTPLDATVGLADHLEDLCRQTHGHGGPLWRKLAKNLGLPLEDELQLKSCQAEDLHNQLLDAYVERFKQKATVGQLTLALTQLGREGARVVLRLETEGIIPPSEAYGSEAGGVCSPRHPDGGHMVTVGASAENDFSQSHGFPQFGDASAGGWCWGMPDSSCGNPQLGVPPRSLPTEGRMAEKSCTAGLPRGLGSQGGDTADVLPSSLNQTSGSTTGIAERLDHDQFLSVEDNSKQATGLGEATERDQRGRKPLNIPCPHPHPSSLDQSPASVNQAPSLSVNDLQMDAETGADSTAATGGFIAQGVEAADDTVRKEICMDQGSRQCFIPRGDHGDRQQPPTRHSDEGFGVQLHRPQSIYIDSPKNVFITETMTTGINGSAHEPPQGPQRTYRGDHQGVRRAENHQQCPGRAARETVASGFTAHPEPWNTEAHETELKLLTDGQDNNDDDDDDSDMTTDCEDTNNARNITTDSQDNENDARNIATDGQDNENDARNIATDGQDNENDARNIATDGQDNENDARNIATHGHDNNNDRNITDDQDNRNDDRDITTDGEDNDNNISNVTDCEDNNNNNNDSNTTTDGQDNRNDNLNNNNNNNNSNSSSDSSNNTTDDSSPVPTSLVAEGPGSVSGIDIDRHNPSTVPTTLSASTESSPRLCRPPDDTGQGGEQVTINTTTAAQQPGAARASLAAKFINLLSFLE
- the LOC143294383 gene encoding uncharacterized protein LOC143294383 isoform X2, whose translation is MPLVIPNDRQSWDRGDLDEMRRNRTTVVSKMLSFAERHTYHVKNCWEKLDTVLKGADDSWTFYRKMNPWEGADDGAAGGAGQSSHQRLMRGPGCPTPYPPHTPLDATVGLADHLEDLCRQTHGHGGPLWRKLAKNLGLPLEDELQLKSCQAEDLHNQLLDAYVERFKQKATVGQLTLALTQLGREGARVVLRLETEGIIPPSEAYGSEAGGVCSPRHPDGGHMVTVGASAENDFSQSHGFPQFGDASAGGWCWGMPDSSCGNPQLGVPPRSLPTEGRMAEKSCTAGLPRGLGSQGGDTADVLPSSLNQTSGSTTGIAERLDHDQFLSVEDNSKQATGLGEATERDQRGRKPLNIPCPHPHPSSLDQSPASVNQAPSLSVNDLQMDAETGADSTAATGGFIAQGVEAADDTVRKEICMDQGSRQCFIPRGDHGDRQQPPTRHSDEGFGVQLHRPQSIYIDSPKNVFITETMTTGINGSAHEPPQGPQRTYRGDHQGVRRAENHQQCPGRAARETVASGFTAHPEPWNTEAHETELKLLTDGQDNNDDDDDDSDMTTDCEDTNNARNITTDSQDNENDARNIATDGQDNENDARNIATDGQDNENDARNIATDGQDNENDARNIATHGHDNNNDRNITDDQDNRNDDRDITTDGEDNDNNISNVTDCEDNNNNNNDSNTTTDGQDNRNDNLNNNNNNNNSNSSSDSSNNTTDDSSPVPTSLVAEGPGSVSGIDIDRHNPSTVPTTLSASTESSPRLCRPPDDTGQGGEQVTINTTTAAQQPGAARASLAAKFINLLSFLE